The bacterium nucleotide sequence ATTTAGTAATCGTTGACCCCTACCAAATACCATTAATCAAGGGGATGAAGGATACCTATGTCGATGTTAAAGCCAAACTCTCAAACCAGAAGAATGTCATTATCGAGATGCAGGTTTTGAATGTAGAAGGGTTTGAGAAAAGGATTTTATATAATGCGGCTAAGACATATTCAGCTCAGCTAAAAGAGACAGAATCATTTACCAGCCTTGAACCTATTATTGCTCTAACCATTACGGACTTTATCATGTTCGAGGATGTAGATAAGGTTATCACCTATTTCAATCTCATTGAAAAGGAGACTTTAATCAAATACCATGATGAAATCGAACTTGTTTTTATCGAATTGCCCAAATTCAAGAAGAATGAGGATGAGCTGGATTCAATCAAAGACAAATGGATATATTTTATAAAGAATGCAGGCAGACTTGAATATACTCCAGAGAGCTTAGTTAAAGAGATAGAAATAAAGGAGGCATTTGAAATAGCCAATACTGCGGGGATGAGTGAAAAGGAGTTAGAAATTCAATATAAGCGGCACGATTTTATCCGAATGCAAAGAGGTGCGATAGAGTTTGCCTTAAAACAAGGGTTAAAACAAGGAATACAACAAGGAATACAACAAGGAATACAACAAGGCAAAATAGAAGTAGCGAAAAGTCTTTTGAAATCAGGGGAGAAAGTTGAAAAAATATCTCAGGTAACGGGATTAACAATAGAGGAAATTAAGGGTATTAATTATAGTGAAAGACATTAATGTGGCCCACGATTTGTGATGATTACCTGAGTATTTACACCTGTGAACGGTTATCATTTATGGTTACTTGAATTAGGGCTTCACGAAATTAAATAAAGTAAAATAAATGGAGAGGTGTGTTTGTAAGTTTATTTAAATCAAAGAGTTATGAATTTCATGAAAGGCTATTTTCAGGAAACAAGGAGGTAAAAGGTAAATGAATTCTTTTAAAACCTTTGTGTTACTTTTAGGTTTAACCTTACTTTTAATATTTGTTGGTCAGGCTGTTGGTGGTAGAGAAGGTGCGACTTACGCCTTTGGAATAGCATTACTAATGAATTTTGGGA carries:
- a CDS encoding Rpn family recombination-promoting nuclease/putative transposase; the protein is MRFLDVKTDYAFKKVFGSQGSKDILISFLNSVIDFKETEKIVDLVIVDPYQIPLIKGMKDTYVDVKAKLSNQKNVIIEMQVLNVEGFEKRILYNAAKTYSAQLKETESFTSLEPIIALTITDFIMFEDVDKVITYFNLIEKETLIKYHDEIELVFIELPKFKKNEDELDSIKDKWIYFIKNAGRLEYTPESLVKEIEIKEAFEIANTAGMSEKELEIQYKRHDFIRMQRGAIEFALKQGLKQGIQQGIQQGIQQGKIEVAKSLLKSGEKVEKISQVTGLTIEEIKGINYSERH